The following proteins are co-located in the Dermochelys coriacea isolate rDerCor1 chromosome 4, rDerCor1.pri.v4, whole genome shotgun sequence genome:
- the AP1AR gene encoding AP-1 complex-associated regulatory protein isoform X1, with translation MGNCWAQGCCGLFWRREAGRIQRGGGSKYFRTCSTGEHFTIEFENLVESDEGESPGSSHRPLTEEEIADLRERHYDSIAEKQRAFDMKLQSELALQEEKLRIEEEALYAAQREAARAAKQKKLLEPHRVQRIMQQAPAANNGEYQSSVAEEEFDCSLRNIKLHYEAFRSSRLSSDATILTPNTESSCDLMTKTKSTSGNDDSTSLDLEWEDEEGMNRMIPLRERSKTEEDILRAALKFSSKKTGSNPTSASDDSNGLEWENDFVSAEMDDNGNSEYAGFVNPVIELSVSDINKSDADQQDR, from the exons ATGGGGAACTGCTGGGCGCAGGGGTGCTGCGGCCTCTTCTGGCGGAGAGAAGCGGGGCGGATCCAGCGAGGCGGCGG ATCAAAGTATTTTAGAACATGTTCaactggagaacacttcactatAGAG tttgaGAATCTAGTGGAAAGTGATGAG GGAGAAAGCCCAGGAAGCAGTCATAG aCCTCTGACGGAGGAAGAAATTGCTGATCTGAGAGAGAGACATTATGATTCCATTGCTGAAAAACAGAGAGCATTTGATATGAAACTTCAGTCAGAG TTAGCCTTACAAGAGGAGAAGTTAAGAATAGAAGAAGAGGCTTTATATGCTGCACAGCGTGAAGCAGCCAGGGCAGCAAAGCAGAAAAAGCTcttggag CCACATAGAGTACAGAGGATTATGCAGCAAGCACCAGCAGCTAATAATGGAGAATATCAAag CTCAGTGGCAGAGGAGGAGTTTGATTGTTCTTTGAGAAATATAAAACTCCACTATGAAGCTTTTCGAAGTAGCA GACTTTCATCTGATGCTACCATTCTGACACCAAACACAGAGAGCAGCTGTGACTTAATGACCAAAACAAAATCAACAAGTGGAAATGATGACAGCACTTCACTAGATTTAGAGTGGGAAGATGAAGAAG GCATGAACAGAATGATTCCATTGAGAGAGCGCTCTAAAACAGAAGAAGATATACTCCGAGCAGCACTAAAATTTAGCAGCAAGAAGACAGGAAGTAATCCAACCTCAGCTTCTGATGATTCAAATGGCTTGGAGTGGGAGAATGATTTTGTTAGTGCTGAGATGGATGATAATGGCAATTCAGAGTATGCTGGATTTGTGAATCCTGTAATAGAACTGTCTGTGTCAGACATAAATAAATCCGATGCTGATCAACAAGACAGATAG
- the AP1AR gene encoding AP-1 complex-associated regulatory protein isoform X2, which yields MGNCWAQGCCGLFWRREAGRIQRGGGSKYFRTCSTGEHFTIEFENLVESDEGESPGSSHRPLTEEEIADLRERHYDSIAEKQRAFDMKLQSEPHRVQRIMQQAPAANNGEYQSSVAEEEFDCSLRNIKLHYEAFRSSRLSSDATILTPNTESSCDLMTKTKSTSGNDDSTSLDLEWEDEEGMNRMIPLRERSKTEEDILRAALKFSSKKTGSNPTSASDDSNGLEWENDFVSAEMDDNGNSEYAGFVNPVIELSVSDINKSDADQQDR from the exons ATGGGGAACTGCTGGGCGCAGGGGTGCTGCGGCCTCTTCTGGCGGAGAGAAGCGGGGCGGATCCAGCGAGGCGGCGG ATCAAAGTATTTTAGAACATGTTCaactggagaacacttcactatAGAG tttgaGAATCTAGTGGAAAGTGATGAG GGAGAAAGCCCAGGAAGCAGTCATAG aCCTCTGACGGAGGAAGAAATTGCTGATCTGAGAGAGAGACATTATGATTCCATTGCTGAAAAACAGAGAGCATTTGATATGAAACTTCAGTCAGAG CCACATAGAGTACAGAGGATTATGCAGCAAGCACCAGCAGCTAATAATGGAGAATATCAAag CTCAGTGGCAGAGGAGGAGTTTGATTGTTCTTTGAGAAATATAAAACTCCACTATGAAGCTTTTCGAAGTAGCA GACTTTCATCTGATGCTACCATTCTGACACCAAACACAGAGAGCAGCTGTGACTTAATGACCAAAACAAAATCAACAAGTGGAAATGATGACAGCACTTCACTAGATTTAGAGTGGGAAGATGAAGAAG GCATGAACAGAATGATTCCATTGAGAGAGCGCTCTAAAACAGAAGAAGATATACTCCGAGCAGCACTAAAATTTAGCAGCAAGAAGACAGGAAGTAATCCAACCTCAGCTTCTGATGATTCAAATGGCTTGGAGTGGGAGAATGATTTTGTTAGTGCTGAGATGGATGATAATGGCAATTCAGAGTATGCTGGATTTGTGAATCCTGTAATAGAACTGTCTGTGTCAGACATAAATAAATCCGATGCTGATCAACAAGACAGATAG